One genomic window of Equus caballus isolate H_3958 breed thoroughbred chromosome 6, TB-T2T, whole genome shotgun sequence includes the following:
- the ATG9A gene encoding autophagy-related protein 9A isoform X2, translating into MVNHSLHPTEPVKVTLPDAFLPAQVCSARIQENGSLITILVIAAVFWIHRLIKFIYNICCYWEIHSFYLHALRIPMSALPYCTWQEVQARIVQTQKEHQICIHKRELTELDIYHRILRFQNYMVALVNKSLLPLRFRLPGLGEAVFFTRGLKYNFELILFWGPGSLFLNEWSLKAEYKRGGQRLELAQRLSNRILWIGIANFLLCPLILIWQILYAFFSYAEVLKREPGALGARCWSLYGRCYLRHFNELEHELQSRLNRGYKPASKYMNCFLSPLLTLLAKNGAFFAGSILAVLIALTIYDEDVLAVEHVLTTVTLLGVTVTVCRSFIPDQHMVFCPEQLLRVILAHIHYMPDHWQGNAHRSQTRDEFAQLFQYKAVFILEELLSPIVTPLILIFCLRPRALEIIDFFRNFTVEVVGVGDTCSFAQMDVRQHGHPQWLSGGQTEASVYQQAEDGKTELSLMHFAITNPGWQPPRESTAFLGFLKEQVQRDGAAAGLAQGGLLPENALFTSIQSLQSESEPLSLIANVVAGSSCRGPPLPRDLQGSRHRAEVASALRSFSPLQPGQVPTGRAPSTMTGSGVDARTASSGSSVWEGQLQSLVLSEYASTEMSLHALYMHQLHKQQAQAEPERHVWHRRESDESGESAPEEAGEGARAPQPIPRSASYPCATPRPGAPETTALQGAFQRRYGGITDPGTVPRAPSHFSRLPLGGWAEDGQAASRHPEPVPEEGSEDELPPQVHKV; encoded by the exons ATGGTGAACCACAGTCTTCACCCTACCGAGCCTGTCAAGGTCACTCTGCCAGACGCCTTTTTGCCTGCCCAAGTCTGTAGTGCCAG GATTCAGGAAAATGGCTCCCTTATCACCATCCTTGTCATCGCTGCTGTCTTCTGGATCCACCGGCTTATCAAGTTCATCTACAACATTTGCTGCTACTGGGAGATCCACTCCTTCTACCTACATGCTCTGCGTATCCCCATG TCTGCCCTTCCATACTGCACATGGCAGGAAGTGCAGGCCCGGATTGTGCAGACCCAGAAAGAGCACCAGATCTGCATCCACAAGCGCGAGCTGACAGAGCTGGACATCTACCACCGCATCCTCCGTTTCCAGAACTACATGGTGGCGCTGGTTAACAAATCTCTGCTGCCGCTGCGCTTCCGCCTGCCCGGCCTCGGGGAAGCTGTCTTCTTCACCCGGGGCCTCAAGTACAACTTCGAGCTGATCCTCTTCTGGGGACCTGGCTCTCTGTTTCTCAATGAATGGAGCCTCAAGGCTGAGTACAAACGTGGGGGGCAACGGCTAGAGCTGGCCCAGCGCCTCAGCAACCGCATCCTGTGGATTGGCATCGCCAACTTCCTGCTCTGCCCCCTCATCCTCATCTGGCAGATCCTGTATGCCTTCTTCAGCTACGCCGAGGTGCTGAAGCGGGAGCCCGGGGCCCTGGGAGCACGTTGCTGGTCACTCTATGGCCGCTGTTACCTCCGCCACTTCAACGAGCTGGAGCATGAGCTGCAGTCCCGCCTGAACCGTGGCTACAAGCCTGCCTCCAAGTACATGAATTGCTTCCTATCACCTCTGCTGACACTGCTGGCCAAGAATGGCGCCTTCTTCGCTGGCTCCATCCTGGCTGTGCTCATTGCCCTCACCATCTATGACGAAGATGTGTTGGCTGTGGAACATGTCCTCACGACCGTCACGCTCCTGGGGGTCACTGTGACCGTGTGCAG ATCCTTTATCCCGGACCAGCACATGGTGTTCTGCCCTGAGCAGCTGCTGCGCGTGATCCTCGCTCACATCCACTACATGCCTGACCACTGGCAGGGTAATGCCCACCGCTCGCAGACCCGGGACGAGTTTGCTCAGCTCTTCCAGTACAAGGCA GTGTTCATCTTGGAGGAGTTACTGAGCCCCATTGTCACACCCCTCATCCTCATCTTCTGCCTGCGCCCACGGGCCCTGGAGATTATAGACTTCTTCCGCAATTTCACCGTGGAGGTCGTTGGTGTTGGGGATACTTGCTCCTTTGCTCAGATGGATGTTCGCCAGCATGGGCATCCCCAG TGGCTGTCCGGTGGGCAGACAGAGGCCTCAGTGTACCAGCAAGCCGAGGATGGGAAGACAGAGTTGTCACTCATGCACTTTGCCATCACCAACCCTGGCTGGCAGCCACCACGTGAGAGCACGGCCTTCCTAGGCTTCCTCAAGGAGCAAGTTCAGCGGGATGGAGCAGCTGCTGGCCTTGCCCAAGGGGGTCTGCTCCCTGAAAATGCCCTCTTTACATCCATCCAGTCTTTACAGTCTGAGTCTGAG CCACTGAGCCTTATTGCAAATGTGGTAGCCGGCTCATCCTGCCGGGGTCCCCCACTGCCCAGAGACCTGCAGGGCTCCAGGCACAGGGCTGAAGTTGCCTCTGCCCTGCGCTCCTTCTCCCCTCTGCAACCTGGTCAGGTGCCCACGGGCCGGGCTCCCAGCACCATGACAGGCTCTGG GGTGGATGCCAGGACAGCCAGCTCCGGGAGCAGCGTGTGGGAAGGACAGCTGCAGAGTCTGGTGCTGTCAGAATATGCATCCACCGAGATGAGCCTGCATGCCCTGTATATGCACCAG CTCCACAAGCAGCAGGCCCAGGCTGAACCTGAGCGGCATGTATGGCACCGCCGGGAGAGTGATGAAAGTGGGGAGAGCGCCCCTGAAGAGGCGGGAGAGGGTGCCCGGGCCCCCCAACCTATCCCCCGCTCTGCCAGCTATCCCTGTGCTACACCCCGGCCTGGAGCACCTGAGACCACCGCCCTGCAGGGGGCCTTCCAGAGGCGCTATGGGGGCATTACAG ATCCTGGCACAGTGCCCCGGGCTCCCTCTCACTTCTCTCGGCTGCCCCTTGGAGGGTGGGCTGAAGATGGGCAGGCAGCATCAAGGCACCCAGAGCCCGTGCCTGAGGAGGGCTCAGAGGATGAGCTTCCCCCTCAGGTGCACAAG GTGTAG
- the ATG9A gene encoding autophagy-related protein 9A isoform X1 encodes MAQFDTEYQRLEASYSDSPPGEEDLLVHVPEGSKSPWHHIENLDLFFSRVYNLHQKNGFTCMLIGEIFELMQFLFVVAFTTFLVSCVDYDILFANKMVNHSLHPTEPVKVTLPDAFLPAQVCSARIQENGSLITILVIAAVFWIHRLIKFIYNICCYWEIHSFYLHALRIPMSALPYCTWQEVQARIVQTQKEHQICIHKRELTELDIYHRILRFQNYMVALVNKSLLPLRFRLPGLGEAVFFTRGLKYNFELILFWGPGSLFLNEWSLKAEYKRGGQRLELAQRLSNRILWIGIANFLLCPLILIWQILYAFFSYAEVLKREPGALGARCWSLYGRCYLRHFNELEHELQSRLNRGYKPASKYMNCFLSPLLTLLAKNGAFFAGSILAVLIALTIYDEDVLAVEHVLTTVTLLGVTVTVCRSFIPDQHMVFCPEQLLRVILAHIHYMPDHWQGNAHRSQTRDEFAQLFQYKAVFILEELLSPIVTPLILIFCLRPRALEIIDFFRNFTVEVVGVGDTCSFAQMDVRQHGHPQWLSGGQTEASVYQQAEDGKTELSLMHFAITNPGWQPPRESTAFLGFLKEQVQRDGAAAGLAQGGLLPENALFTSIQSLQSESEPLSLIANVVAGSSCRGPPLPRDLQGSRHRAEVASALRSFSPLQPGQVPTGRAPSTMTGSGVDARTASSGSSVWEGQLQSLVLSEYASTEMSLHALYMHQLHKQQAQAEPERHVWHRRESDESGESAPEEAGEGARAPQPIPRSASYPCATPRPGAPETTALQGAFQRRYGGITDPGTVPRAPSHFSRLPLGGWAEDGQAASRHPEPVPEEGSEDELPPQVHKV; translated from the exons ATGGCGCAGTTTGACACTGAATACCAGCGCCTAGAGGCCTCCTACAGTGATTCGCCCCCGGGGGAGGAGGACCTGTTGGTGCACGTCCCTGAGGGGAGCAAGT CACCTTGGCACCACATCGAAAACCTTGACCTCTTCTTCTCTCGA GTTTATAATCTACACCAGAAGAATGGCTTCACTTGTATGCTCATCGGAGAGATCTTTGAGCTCAT GCAGTTCCTCTTTGTGGTTGCGTTCACCACCTTCCTGGTCAGCTGTGTGGACTACGACATCCTGTTTGCCAACAAGATGGTGAACCACAGTCTTCACCCTACCGAGCCTGTCAAGGTCACTCTGCCAGACGCCTTTTTGCCTGCCCAAGTCTGTAGTGCCAG GATTCAGGAAAATGGCTCCCTTATCACCATCCTTGTCATCGCTGCTGTCTTCTGGATCCACCGGCTTATCAAGTTCATCTACAACATTTGCTGCTACTGGGAGATCCACTCCTTCTACCTACATGCTCTGCGTATCCCCATG TCTGCCCTTCCATACTGCACATGGCAGGAAGTGCAGGCCCGGATTGTGCAGACCCAGAAAGAGCACCAGATCTGCATCCACAAGCGCGAGCTGACAGAGCTGGACATCTACCACCGCATCCTCCGTTTCCAGAACTACATGGTGGCGCTGGTTAACAAATCTCTGCTGCCGCTGCGCTTCCGCCTGCCCGGCCTCGGGGAAGCTGTCTTCTTCACCCGGGGCCTCAAGTACAACTTCGAGCTGATCCTCTTCTGGGGACCTGGCTCTCTGTTTCTCAATGAATGGAGCCTCAAGGCTGAGTACAAACGTGGGGGGCAACGGCTAGAGCTGGCCCAGCGCCTCAGCAACCGCATCCTGTGGATTGGCATCGCCAACTTCCTGCTCTGCCCCCTCATCCTCATCTGGCAGATCCTGTATGCCTTCTTCAGCTACGCCGAGGTGCTGAAGCGGGAGCCCGGGGCCCTGGGAGCACGTTGCTGGTCACTCTATGGCCGCTGTTACCTCCGCCACTTCAACGAGCTGGAGCATGAGCTGCAGTCCCGCCTGAACCGTGGCTACAAGCCTGCCTCCAAGTACATGAATTGCTTCCTATCACCTCTGCTGACACTGCTGGCCAAGAATGGCGCCTTCTTCGCTGGCTCCATCCTGGCTGTGCTCATTGCCCTCACCATCTATGACGAAGATGTGTTGGCTGTGGAACATGTCCTCACGACCGTCACGCTCCTGGGGGTCACTGTGACCGTGTGCAG ATCCTTTATCCCGGACCAGCACATGGTGTTCTGCCCTGAGCAGCTGCTGCGCGTGATCCTCGCTCACATCCACTACATGCCTGACCACTGGCAGGGTAATGCCCACCGCTCGCAGACCCGGGACGAGTTTGCTCAGCTCTTCCAGTACAAGGCA GTGTTCATCTTGGAGGAGTTACTGAGCCCCATTGTCACACCCCTCATCCTCATCTTCTGCCTGCGCCCACGGGCCCTGGAGATTATAGACTTCTTCCGCAATTTCACCGTGGAGGTCGTTGGTGTTGGGGATACTTGCTCCTTTGCTCAGATGGATGTTCGCCAGCATGGGCATCCCCAG TGGCTGTCCGGTGGGCAGACAGAGGCCTCAGTGTACCAGCAAGCCGAGGATGGGAAGACAGAGTTGTCACTCATGCACTTTGCCATCACCAACCCTGGCTGGCAGCCACCACGTGAGAGCACGGCCTTCCTAGGCTTCCTCAAGGAGCAAGTTCAGCGGGATGGAGCAGCTGCTGGCCTTGCCCAAGGGGGTCTGCTCCCTGAAAATGCCCTCTTTACATCCATCCAGTCTTTACAGTCTGAGTCTGAG CCACTGAGCCTTATTGCAAATGTGGTAGCCGGCTCATCCTGCCGGGGTCCCCCACTGCCCAGAGACCTGCAGGGCTCCAGGCACAGGGCTGAAGTTGCCTCTGCCCTGCGCTCCTTCTCCCCTCTGCAACCTGGTCAGGTGCCCACGGGCCGGGCTCCCAGCACCATGACAGGCTCTGG GGTGGATGCCAGGACAGCCAGCTCCGGGAGCAGCGTGTGGGAAGGACAGCTGCAGAGTCTGGTGCTGTCAGAATATGCATCCACCGAGATGAGCCTGCATGCCCTGTATATGCACCAG CTCCACAAGCAGCAGGCCCAGGCTGAACCTGAGCGGCATGTATGGCACCGCCGGGAGAGTGATGAAAGTGGGGAGAGCGCCCCTGAAGAGGCGGGAGAGGGTGCCCGGGCCCCCCAACCTATCCCCCGCTCTGCCAGCTATCCCTGTGCTACACCCCGGCCTGGAGCACCTGAGACCACCGCCCTGCAGGGGGCCTTCCAGAGGCGCTATGGGGGCATTACAG ATCCTGGCACAGTGCCCCGGGCTCCCTCTCACTTCTCTCGGCTGCCCCTTGGAGGGTGGGCTGAAGATGGGCAGGCAGCATCAAGGCACCCAGAGCCCGTGCCTGAGGAGGGCTCAGAGGATGAGCTTCCCCCTCAGGTGCACAAG GTGTAG